Sequence from the Christiangramia fulva genome:
TATATGGATTCCAGTGTGGCAAAAATAATGAATGAGAATTTTGTGGCCATTAAAATAGATCGTGAAGAAAGGCCAGATATCGATCAGGTCTATATGAATGCCGCTCAACTTATTAACGGAAGCGGTGGATGGCCGCTGAATGCCTTCGCCTTGCCTAACGGCAAACCTTTTTATGCCGGCACTTATTACACCACTGCCCAATGGAAGGATATCCTTGGGCAGATCTCCAAAACCTATAAAAAAAATCCGGAAAAAATTATTTCTGCGGCAAATTCTCTTACTGAAGGTATTAAACAACAGGATATTATAAACACTCCTCTGGAAAAAGAAACTTCTTTCACAAAGGATGATTACACAAACCTGTGGGAAAATTGGAAATCTATAGTGGATACAAAAAAGGGAGGTTTTAAAAGGGCTCCAAAATTTCCTTTACCGGTAGGCTGGGAATTTCTGCTGCAATATTCCGCATTAACAGGCAATGAAAAAGCAATGGAAGCGGTAACAACTACCCTTACTCAAATAGCAAGAGGTGGGATTTATGATCAATTGGGAGGTGGATTTTCAAGATATTCGGTAGATGAAAACTGGTTTGTTCCCCACTTCGAGAAAATGTTGTATGACAATGCCCAGCTGGTAAGTCTTTATTCTAAAGCTTATAAAATCACCAAAGATCTCGAGTACGCCGAAGTGGTAAAGGAGACTTTGGAGTTTGTAAATAGAGAACTTTCCAATGGAAAAGGAGGTTTTTATTCTTCAATTAACGCCGACTCTGAAGGTGAAGAGGGTAAATACTACGTCTGGAAAAAAGAGGAAATAGAAAAATATCTGAAGCCTGAAGAGGCAGAGATTTTTGAGAAGTTTTATAATGTGAAGGAAAGAGGGAACTGGGAAGGCCAGGAAAATATACTTTCAAGAGAATACACAAAAGAAGCTTTTGCCAGGGAAAAAGGATATGATAAAAATGAATTTTTGAAGGTTCTGGAAAGTGCCGAACAGAAGATGCTGAAGGTTCGTAACCAGCGCGTAAGACCTTCTACAGACGACAAAGTGCTTACCGCCTGGAATGCCCTAATGATCAAGGCTTATCTCGATGCCTATACGGCATTTGGCGATGAATCTTATATGGCAAGAGCAAGGGAAGGTCTCTCATTTTTAGAAAAAAATATGCAGCGGCACGAGGAAGGACTTTACAGGAATTACAAAGATGGCAAAGCCAGTATCAATGCTTTTTTAGATGATTATGCATTTCTTGCGAGCGCGTACATAAAGATGTACGAGCTTACGTTTGAAAAAAAATGGCTGGTAAAATCTAAAGATATTACAGATTATGTCTTGAGAAATTTCCTCAATAACAAGTCGGGTATGTTTTACTATACCACAGCTGATAATGAAGAATTGATAGCCCGAAAAATGGAATTAAGCGACAACGTTATTCCCGCATCAAATTCAGAAATGGCCATGGTGCTCTACAAACTTGGAAATTATTTTCAGGATGAGGCCTATTTGGAGCAATCAAAAAGAATGTTGTCTCAGGTTAAAGACAACGTACTTCAGGGAGGTCCATATTATGCAAACTGGGCCAGGCTTATGGGAATGATGGTCTATTCTCCTTTTGAAATTGCCATAATGGGCGACCAGGCAGTGAAGCTTAATCTGGAATTGCAAAAGAATTATATCCCGGTTTCCTTATTTATGGGAGGAGATGAAGAAAACCTGCCCCTGTTAGAATCAAAACTGGTTAAAGGCGATACGTATATTTATGTATGCAGAAATCGAACCTGTAAATTACCGGTGAAAGAACCGGCGAAGGCTATGGAACAAATTCAAAGCACTATTCAAAGTGATGAAAAGGGCTTCTTTTGGCAATAAATAGCCGAAACTTCATTTGAGTATTTCGGGTAAAAAAGTAAAATAAGATGAAATAATACTTAGAGACTAAGGAAACACCTATTTAAGGAAAAACTTTAACTTTAGAATATCTTTAGAATACTGTTATAGTTTTACATTTAAAACAAATTCTTGAAGAAAATCATTTGCTTTATAATGCTTTTTTCCTCAGGGCAGGTCATTTTTGCCCAGGAAAATTCTCTTGAGTATTTCCTCAAAGCTGCCGAAAAGAACAATCCTGCCCTTTTACAAAACAAGAATCTTCTGGAAATTGGGCAGTATGATAACCAGTTTATTAATGCTCAGAATAATTCAGTAAATATCGATGTTACATCAGAAGTAATGGTGGCACCCTATTTCAATAATTATGGAAACTTTATTGACATTACCACCAAACCTTCTCCCGATGCTTATGGGTATGCTGAGCCGATTACCAATGGAGCCCTTTATTCTGCTCAACTGAATATTACCAAAGACATCTTCAACAGGGCCAGTGTCCAGAACTTGCTTTTCCAGAATAAATTAAAAAATGGCGCATTATTTCTTTCCGCAGAAGAAATAAAACATCAATTACATAAAAATATAACTAACGCCTATATCCAGGTCTATCATCTCCAGCTAAAGGAGGAAATTACGAAAGACCTTATTTCAGATCTTGAAAATCGGCTAAAAGTGGTTGAAATCCTTGTAAAAAAGGCTGTTTTAATGCAAAGTGATTATCTACTGCTCCAACTGGAGATCGAAAATAAAAAACTCGAACTTCAGCAGTTGCAGAATAATCTGAATTCCAGTTTACTGTCTTTGTATAATGCAGTGGGGATTAAAATCACTGAAATTAAACAACTGGCTGCACCAGAAATTACTTTAACTCCCGAAGCAAAGACGTATTTGGGAAAAATTCCGATTCCTGGCGAAGTGGCTGGTTATCAAAAGGACAGCCTTGATTATATAAAAACTGAATTTCCCGATTTTATAGCTCCGACTGATACCAGCTATTTTTACCAGCGCAAGTTCAAGAATGACAGTTTGCAGCTGGTTGCCGAGCAGAACGTTTTTGAAAATAAATACCGGCCCCAATTTCGGGCTTATGGAAATACCGGGATAAATGCGGTTGAAGCCCCTCGCATTCCACATAATGTGGGTTTTAGTGCAGGTTTAAAATTGATTGTTCCCATTTATGATGGTGGACAAAAGAAAATTAAGCGGCTTCAGAATGAGCTGAAGCTGGAAAATCTAGAATATCAGAAAAAAAACGATCAGATAAAAAAACAGAATACACTGCAAAGCCTTGAGAAACAAATGGCATCAATGAAAACCGGACTTCAGCTTATCAACAATCAGCTCAAAAAACAAGAACATATTCTCGAGGTCTATAAGGGAAAAATGGTACAGGGGCAGGTATCTATTATCGATTACCTCAAAGTGGTTCAGAATTATAAGCTGGACCTGGAAACCAAACTCCAGATGAAGATCAACCT
This genomic interval carries:
- a CDS encoding thioredoxin domain-containing protein, with amino-acid sequence MKNLRIWYILLLAVSLQSCAQDKNKSEAAQDKNVKHVKLNRLANASSPYLQEHADNPVDWYEWGPEALEKAKKENKPLIISIGYAACHWCHVMERETYMDSSVAKIMNENFVAIKIDREERPDIDQVYMNAAQLINGSGGWPLNAFALPNGKPFYAGTYYTTAQWKDILGQISKTYKKNPEKIISAANSLTEGIKQQDIINTPLEKETSFTKDDYTNLWENWKSIVDTKKGGFKRAPKFPLPVGWEFLLQYSALTGNEKAMEAVTTTLTQIARGGIYDQLGGGFSRYSVDENWFVPHFEKMLYDNAQLVSLYSKAYKITKDLEYAEVVKETLEFVNRELSNGKGGFYSSINADSEGEEGKYYVWKKEEIEKYLKPEEAEIFEKFYNVKERGNWEGQENILSREYTKEAFAREKGYDKNEFLKVLESAEQKMLKVRNQRVRPSTDDKVLTAWNALMIKAYLDAYTAFGDESYMARAREGLSFLEKNMQRHEEGLYRNYKDGKASINAFLDDYAFLASAYIKMYELTFEKKWLVKSKDITDYVLRNFLNNKSGMFYYTTADNEELIARKMELSDNVIPASNSEMAMVLYKLGNYFQDEAYLEQSKRMLSQVKDNVLQGGPYYANWARLMGMMVYSPFEIAIMGDQAVKLNLELQKNYIPVSLFMGGDEENLPLLESKLVKGDTYIYVCRNRTCKLPVKEPAKAMEQIQSTIQSDEKGFFWQ
- a CDS encoding TolC family protein encodes the protein MKKIICFIMLFSSGQVIFAQENSLEYFLKAAEKNNPALLQNKNLLEIGQYDNQFINAQNNSVNIDVTSEVMVAPYFNNYGNFIDITTKPSPDAYGYAEPITNGALYSAQLNITKDIFNRASVQNLLFQNKLKNGALFLSAEEIKHQLHKNITNAYIQVYHLQLKEEITKDLISDLENRLKVVEILVKKAVLMQSDYLLLQLEIENKKLELQQLQNNLNSSLLSLYNAVGIKITEIKQLAAPEITLTPEAKTYLGKIPIPGEVAGYQKDSLDYIKTEFPDFIAPTDTSYFYQRKFKNDSLQLVAEQNVFENKYRPQFRAYGNTGINAVEAPRIPHNVGFSAGLKLIVPIYDGGQKKIKRLQNELKLENLEYQKKNDQIKKQNTLQSLEKQMASMKTGLQLINNQLKKQEHILEVYKGKMVQGQVSIIDYLKVVQNYKLDLETKLQMKINLWLLENEYNATNW